Within the Kribbella aluminosa genome, the region CTGTCGCCGGCCTCCCCGGGGTGGACACGGTCCAGGATCTCAGACAGTACCTCGACCCGCTGTTCAAGGCGCTGAACTGGCTGCAGGTGGGCTCCTACTTCGGAGCGGGCCTGCTGCTGGTCGCCGCGCTGATGCAGATCGCGAACACGATCCGGCTGGCGGCGTACGCGCGCCGGCGTGAGATTGGCATCATGCGCCTCGTGGGTGCGTCCAACTTCTACATCCAGCTGCCGTTCCTGCTGGAGGCGGTGCTGGCGGCCATCATCGGCGCCGCGTTCGCCTGCGGCACGCTGTGGATGATCGTGTACTTCATGGTCATGCGCCAGGCCCAGGCGACGTTCCGGGTCTGGCAGTGGGTCGGCGCGTCCGAGACCTTCCGCGTCACGCTGATCATGGTGCTGGTCGGCCTGGTGCTGGCGGTCATCCCGACATTCCTGACGACGCGGAAATACCTCAAAGTCTGACCTGGGTGACCTATCGTGCAGTATCAGGAGTCACACGAGTAACTCCTGTACCGCAAAACTTCATCCAGAGCAAGGGGTCGACCTGTGGTCCCGCACTTCCCCGGTGCGAACCCGCGTCAGCGGGGGAGCATCAAGCGAGACGACAGCACCGGTACCCCAGCCGCGCCGTACCCGCGATCACGTACTCGACCGCCGGGCC harbors:
- the ftsX gene encoding permease-like cell division protein FtsX, whose product is MRLNYILSDLGIGLRRNMSMTIAVVVTIWVSLSLFGSALLAHEQVNLMKGNWYDKIQISVFLCTKDSGGRGCSGAEVTQEQKNRIQQVIASNPDTAPDGVFTETKAQAFDSFKKLYKDSPIVSTVTQDQMQESFRIRLKDPQRYQNLTSAVAGLPGVDTVQDLRQYLDPLFKALNWLQVGSYFGAGLLLVAALMQIANTIRLAAYARRREIGIMRLVGASNFYIQLPFLLEAVLAAIIGAAFACGTLWMIVYFMVMRQAQATFRVWQWVGASETFRVTLIMVLVGLVLAVIPTFLTTRKYLKV